Proteins encoded in a region of the Stieleria neptunia genome:
- a CDS encoding Gfo/Idh/MocA family protein: MKLRIGLIGLGDLWQTRYRPALRMLDDRFDVRAVYSTISKLAESTAAEFQADPIDGYRSLVYRCDIDAVLILKQCWLGWLPALAACQAGKAVYWAAGLDFDPHRQNAVLRAIEQSGVSFMAELPRRFAPATLRLKELIATRLGPPRLIRVHRQSISDQTPGDAGPTACRTDDSELVELVDWCRYVVGKTPHCVTSVCQENTFQSLMLQYDCTPDQGVIAEIATDGTLPSRWKEAASFRSPAAMKIQCENGVAFIDLPSSLVWFDDAGRHVESLETESPVGERMLRQFHRSVTSLVRDLGGLVDAYEAAAVVQAARQSHESGQRVLLPAGRVAGER; this comes from the coding sequence ATGAAGCTTCGAATTGGTCTGATCGGGCTGGGTGATCTGTGGCAAACACGCTACCGGCCGGCACTCCGCATGCTGGACGATCGGTTCGATGTCCGTGCGGTCTACAGCACGATTTCCAAATTAGCCGAATCCACCGCGGCCGAGTTCCAGGCCGATCCGATCGACGGCTATCGCAGTCTGGTCTACCGCTGCGACATCGACGCCGTGTTGATCCTGAAACAGTGTTGGCTCGGCTGGCTGCCGGCGCTGGCCGCCTGCCAGGCGGGCAAGGCGGTCTACTGGGCCGCCGGGCTGGACTTTGATCCGCATCGTCAAAACGCGGTGCTGCGGGCGATCGAGCAAAGCGGTGTTTCGTTCATGGCCGAATTGCCGCGTCGATTCGCCCCGGCGACGCTGCGGCTGAAGGAATTGATCGCGACACGCCTGGGCCCGCCGCGGCTGATCCGCGTGCATCGCCAATCGATCAGCGACCAGACACCCGGCGACGCCGGGCCGACGGCCTGTCGCACCGACGATTCGGAATTGGTCGAGCTGGTCGATTGGTGCCGCTACGTCGTCGGAAAAACCCCGCACTGCGTCACCTCGGTTTGCCAGGAAAACACGTTCCAATCGCTGATGCTTCAATACGACTGCACGCCCGATCAGGGCGTGATCGCGGAGATCGCCACCGACGGCACGCTGCCGAGTCGCTGGAAGGAAGCGGCCAGCTTTCGGTCGCCGGCGGCGATGAAGATCCAGTGCGAAAACGGTGTCGCCTTCATCGATCTGCCCAGCAGCCTGGTGTGGTTCGATGATGCCGGCCGCCATGTCGAATCGCTGGAGACCGAATCGCCGGTCGGCGAACGCATGCTGCGTCAGTTTCATCGCAGCGTGACCAGTTTGGTCCGTGACCTGGGCGGTCTGGTCGATGCCTATGAAGCCGCCGCGGTGGTCCAAGCCGCCCGCCAAAGTCACGAATCGGGACAACGCGTCCTGCTTCCCGCCGGCAGGGTGGCGGGTGAACGGTAA
- a CDS encoding thioredoxin family protein, with protein sequence MVSLLLAVVLGSVTSASLKTDYAEAYRESVAQDKPLMVVVGAPWCPACNVLKQTTLEPMAQTGELDEVSVAVLDRDANPELVKQLTKGERMLPQIIMFTRTGGGEWKRHQLKGFQTQQPVRNLIRSAVSLGRG encoded by the coding sequence ATGGTTTCGTTGCTGTTAGCTGTAGTGCTTGGTAGTGTCACGTCGGCATCGCTGAAGACCGATTACGCCGAGGCCTACCGAGAATCGGTCGCGCAGGACAAGCCGTTGATGGTCGTCGTGGGAGCCCCCTGGTGCCCGGCGTGCAACGTGCTGAAACAGACGACCCTGGAGCCGATGGCCCAGACCGGTGAGTTGGACGAGGTCAGCGTCGCGGTGTTGGATCGCGATGCGAACCCCGAGCTGGTCAAGCAGTTGACCAAGGGCGAGCGGATGCTTCCCCAGATCATCATGTTCACCCGTACCGGCGGGGGAGAGTGGAAGCGTCATCAGTTGAAAGGCTTTCAAACACAGCAACCGGTCCGGAATCTGATTCGCTCGGCCGTTTCGTTGGGACGCGGTTGA
- a CDS encoding UDP-N-acetylmuramate dehydrogenase, whose amino-acid sequence MTIPEHLQHLIRSDEPLAPLVWLGIGGPAHFFAEPVDFEQIVQVVTWAAENDLPTRVLGSGSNLLVREAGFDGLVITLGAAATSALSINGDRLTAGAGGKLSHAVVKAVGGGLGGLEHLVGIPGTVGAAVVGNVSSGGRDIGSAVERVRVLQNDGTIKQFDQDEVGFTYRKTALDGLTIVEVDFKLEAADPVALTKRLQKLWIARNAARPADIERIAMPFIDPDSMPARELIQSVGLAGIREGNVALDSARPHYLVAHAGATSDECLKLIDRVREQVLLQTGIDLQLNLQIW is encoded by the coding sequence ATGACGATTCCCGAACACCTCCAGCACCTCATCCGCTCCGATGAGCCCCTCGCCCCCTTGGTCTGGCTCGGGATCGGCGGTCCGGCCCATTTTTTCGCCGAGCCGGTGGATTTCGAGCAGATCGTCCAGGTGGTCACCTGGGCAGCCGAAAACGACTTGCCGACACGCGTGCTGGGTTCGGGGAGCAATCTGTTGGTGCGTGAAGCGGGCTTTGACGGTCTGGTCATCACCCTGGGTGCTGCGGCGACGAGCGCGCTCTCGATCAACGGAGATCGGCTGACGGCGGGTGCCGGCGGCAAGCTTTCGCACGCGGTTGTCAAAGCCGTCGGCGGCGGGCTGGGCGGACTGGAACACCTGGTCGGCATCCCCGGCACGGTGGGCGCGGCGGTCGTCGGCAACGTTTCCAGCGGGGGCCGCGACATCGGCTCGGCCGTCGAACGGGTGCGGGTGCTGCAAAACGACGGCACGATCAAGCAGTTTGATCAGGACGAGGTCGGGTTCACGTACCGCAAGACGGCGTTGGACGGTTTGACGATCGTCGAAGTGGATTTCAAACTCGAGGCCGCCGACCCGGTCGCGTTGACCAAACGGCTGCAAAAACTGTGGATCGCCCGCAATGCCGCTCGGCCGGCGGACATCGAGCGGATCGCGATGCCGTTTATCGACCCCGACAGCATGCCGGCGCGCGAATTGATCCAAAGCGTGGGGCTTGCCGGAATTCGCGAAGGCAACGTGGCGCTCGATTCGGCCCGCCCCCACTACCTGGTCGCCCACGCCGGGGCGACCAGCGACGAGTGCTTGAAATTGATCGACCGTGTTCGAGAGCAAGTCTTGCTGCAAACCGGGATCGACTTGCAGCTGAATCTTCAGATTTGGTAA
- a CDS encoding cell division protein FtsQ/DivIB, with protein sequence MAKQSEQTDHRPIRSILRRLILAPAAWSLIWPMLLLIGSYVAYSRWYAEHFAQAYGSVDPQSITISPPHQYVRTDLVAEVYDETRLTELSPVDRSVTAKLASAFASHPWVKHVHRVRKLPSGKFELDLDYRQPVAAFHVTGGEKWKQMIAEHLKSLGYPVSDVNGYLPLDGEGMLLPTAGLTYDDAMELIHIEVWELYPTGNEGTPFGDRRVESAALLAKLLSAVRDQIRIAKITVSGDSRLNLVPQLEITTGDNTHLFWGSPPGMEQPRERDARAKLTDLLSGNFVPGGDLSIAAGNSPPLR encoded by the coding sequence ATGGCCAAGCAAAGCGAGCAAACCGATCATCGCCCGATCCGCAGCATCCTGCGCCGACTGATTCTGGCGCCGGCGGCCTGGTCGTTGATTTGGCCGATGCTGTTGTTGATCGGTTCGTACGTCGCCTATTCACGCTGGTACGCCGAGCATTTCGCCCAGGCCTATGGGAGCGTGGATCCGCAATCGATCACGATTTCCCCGCCCCATCAGTACGTCCGGACCGATTTGGTGGCGGAAGTCTATGACGAAACACGGTTGACGGAGTTGTCGCCGGTCGATCGCAGCGTGACGGCGAAACTGGCGTCGGCCTTTGCCAGCCACCCCTGGGTCAAACATGTCCATCGCGTTCGAAAGCTGCCGTCGGGCAAGTTCGAGCTGGACCTGGATTACCGCCAACCGGTGGCGGCGTTCCATGTCACCGGAGGCGAGAAATGGAAACAGATGATCGCCGAGCACCTAAAAAGTCTCGGCTATCCGGTCTCGGACGTGAACGGCTATCTGCCGCTCGATGGCGAAGGGATGCTGCTGCCGACCGCCGGTTTGACGTACGACGATGCGATGGAATTGATTCACATCGAGGTCTGGGAGCTGTACCCGACCGGCAACGAGGGGACCCCGTTTGGCGACCGCCGCGTGGAGTCGGCGGCGTTGTTGGCCAAGCTGCTCTCGGCCGTCCGCGATCAAATTCGGATCGCCAAAATCACTGTCAGCGGGGACTCACGTTTAAACCTGGTGCCCCAATTGGAGATCACCACCGGCGACAACACGCACCTGTTCTGGGGCAGCCCGCCGGGCATGGAGCAACCGCGGGAACGCGACGCGCGGGCGAAGTTGACCGACCTGTTGAGCGGAAACTTCGTCCCCGGCGGAGACCTCAGCATCGCCGCCGGAAACTCACCGCCGCTGCGTTAG
- a CDS encoding choice-of-anchor D domain-containing protein, producing the protein MSRLSYQRLESRRLLAARLDAAGDGPLDDYETDARLIERFYGPLVPGRPVPPIQGIAPLVGETPDGDFPVASDEADDEADGGLSEAAPFSLDDTFTLHSRPDSNFTIYLDFDGHTTTDTSWNTGYGMSVIEHPNYWGGTGADFSAARLELIQQIWQIVAEDFAPFDVNVTTQEPGDLDDLRYNGSQDTRWGTRVVMTKDTFADCSCGGHAYLGAFDDRQDEPALVYNNGLNTGSETASHEVGHQLGLHHDGAGSKTYYSGHGSGSTGWGPIMGSPFSKQITQWSAGDYYNASLTDEDDLQRITGSSNFPYNADDHANDPSSASPLRESGSVAVDEFGIIERNDDVDWFQFSTGGGNVSLQIDVLDYKPNLDVWAGLYDASGTFLVDSNPQTSLSASLQNIPLAAGDYFLKIDGVPRDGSYDAELDAVVEPTPAPYTVANPLGYSDYGSLGQYRISGTIIDPGIASVSITATAATVAEGEQAEFTLSNSDGGDGDVIVEVRSVRQSAPGQPAPNSTEPADFGAPLRQTVSMINGSGTLRIPIVDDAISEGPEFFEVHIVDAATYAVADRVAAMEVEEIMSIYSIDATATIANEGDSGIGSTHQFTIDRDGPPALAHEVHWRRVFPTDTMTSADPLDFISPASGSVFFEIGETSQTLEIEVLGDTDSEPDESYSIELYVPTGGTYQVDPDAFSADGQIINDDPVLPEITLRGDQALSIDDGAPAMIDNGTDMGLVDVQADTQTQTFAIENDGGMDLYLSSIAIYGAHSGDFSVTRQPAVLVGPGGSTTFDVTFDPTAAGRRDARILISSNDPDESVFDVPVSGLATDLRVERVEVNQGAISRSRLDSVTVVYNQPVDHQSLSDAFEIRNLTTGRSVDSIQATPADIDGRTEVVLTFENQSGAVILDDGNYELRVRSSAAMSLAVEPYPMRNDLLFGSEAGAVDRADAFFRLFGDSDGDRDVDGQDYGRFGLSFLRPNTAAEFNDAFDADRDGDVDGLDYGQFVRRLLTTL; encoded by the coding sequence ATGAGCCGTCTGAGCTACCAGAGATTGGAATCGCGTCGCCTGCTGGCGGCCCGACTGGATGCTGCTGGCGATGGCCCGCTGGACGATTACGAAACCGACGCCCGGTTGATTGAGCGATTTTATGGCCCGCTGGTTCCCGGCCGCCCGGTCCCACCGATCCAGGGCATCGCGCCGCTGGTCGGTGAAACACCCGACGGTGACTTCCCCGTGGCCTCCGACGAGGCCGACGACGAGGCCGACGGTGGGCTCAGCGAGGCCGCGCCGTTCTCGTTGGACGATACGTTCACGCTGCACAGTCGGCCGGATTCCAATTTCACGATCTACCTGGACTTCGACGGACACACCACGACCGACACGAGTTGGAACACGGGTTACGGAATGTCGGTCATCGAGCATCCGAACTATTGGGGCGGAACGGGAGCGGACTTTTCCGCCGCTCGGCTGGAATTGATTCAGCAGATTTGGCAAATCGTCGCCGAGGATTTCGCGCCGTTTGACGTCAACGTCACCACGCAAGAACCCGGCGATCTGGATGACCTTCGTTACAACGGCAGCCAAGACACCCGCTGGGGCACGCGCGTGGTGATGACCAAGGACACGTTTGCCGATTGCAGTTGCGGCGGTCACGCCTACCTGGGCGCCTTCGATGATCGCCAAGACGAACCCGCGCTGGTTTACAACAACGGACTCAACACGGGCAGCGAAACGGCCAGCCACGAAGTCGGCCACCAACTGGGCCTGCATCACGACGGGGCCGGCAGCAAGACGTACTACAGCGGGCACGGCAGCGGATCCACCGGATGGGGGCCGATCATGGGCTCTCCGTTCAGCAAACAGATCACCCAGTGGAGCGCCGGCGACTACTACAACGCCAGCCTGACCGACGAGGACGACTTGCAACGGATCACCGGCAGTTCCAATTTCCCTTACAACGCGGACGACCACGCCAACGATCCTTCCTCCGCTTCGCCGCTCCGCGAATCCGGTTCGGTCGCCGTCGATGAATTCGGCATCATCGAACGAAACGACGACGTCGATTGGTTTCAATTTTCCACCGGCGGTGGCAACGTCTCGCTGCAGATCGACGTGCTCGATTACAAACCGAACCTCGATGTGTGGGCCGGACTGTACGATGCGTCGGGCACCTTCCTGGTTGATTCCAACCCCCAAACATCGCTGTCGGCTTCGCTGCAAAACATCCCGCTGGCCGCCGGTGATTACTTCCTCAAAATCGACGGCGTCCCCCGCGATGGCAGCTACGACGCTGAACTGGACGCCGTGGTCGAACCCACGCCGGCCCCGTACACCGTGGCCAACCCGCTCGGTTACAGCGACTACGGCAGCTTGGGCCAGTATCGGATCAGCGGAACCATCATCGACCCCGGCATCGCATCGGTCTCGATCACCGCCACCGCGGCAACGGTTGCCGAGGGGGAACAGGCGGAATTCACGCTCAGCAACAGCGATGGCGGCGACGGCGATGTGATCGTCGAAGTCCGCTCGGTGCGTCAATCGGCGCCGGGCCAGCCGGCCCCCAACTCGACCGAGCCCGCCGATTTCGGGGCGCCGCTTCGACAAACCGTTTCGATGATCAACGGCAGCGGGACGTTGCGGATCCCGATCGTTGACGATGCAATCAGCGAAGGCCCCGAGTTCTTTGAGGTGCACATCGTCGACGCGGCAACGTACGCCGTGGCCGATCGCGTCGCCGCCATGGAAGTCGAAGAAATCATGTCGATCTATTCCATCGACGCGACCGCGACGATCGCAAATGAAGGGGACTCAGGGATCGGTTCGACGCACCAGTTCACCATCGATCGCGACGGACCGCCCGCGCTGGCCCACGAGGTCCATTGGCGACGCGTCTTCCCGACCGACACCATGACGTCGGCCGACCCGCTGGATTTCATTTCCCCCGCCTCCGGATCGGTTTTCTTTGAGATCGGCGAGACGTCCCAGACGCTGGAAATCGAGGTTCTCGGTGACACCGATTCGGAGCCCGACGAATCCTACTCCATCGAGTTGTACGTTCCGACCGGCGGAACCTATCAAGTCGATCCAGACGCATTCAGCGCCGACGGCCAGATCATCAACGATGATCCGGTCCTGCCCGAAATCACGTTGCGCGGCGATCAAGCATTGTCGATCGACGATGGCGCTCCGGCGATGATCGACAACGGGACCGACATGGGATTGGTGGACGTCCAAGCAGACACTCAGACGCAAACCTTCGCGATCGAAAACGACGGCGGCATGGATTTGTACCTGTCGTCGATCGCGATCTATGGAGCCCACAGCGGCGATTTTTCCGTCACGCGGCAGCCCGCTGTCTTGGTCGGGCCGGGCGGATCAACGACCTTTGACGTCACCTTTGATCCGACCGCCGCCGGACGGCGAGACGCCAGAATCCTGATCTCCAGCAACGACCCCGACGAGTCCGTGTTCGACGTCCCCGTGTCGGGGCTGGCGACCGATCTCCGTGTCGAACGGGTCGAAGTCAACCAGGGCGCCATCTCACGCAGCCGACTCGATTCGGTCACGGTCGTTTACAACCAACCGGTCGACCACCAATCGCTCTCGGATGCCTTCGAAATTCGAAACCTCACCACCGGCCGGTCTGTCGATTCCATCCAAGCGACGCCGGCCGATATCGACGGACGCACCGAAGTCGTGCTGACCTTTGAAAATCAAAGCGGCGCCGTGATTCTCGACGACGGCAATTACGAACTCCGCGTGCGATCGTCCGCGGCGATGTCACTGGCCGTCGAACCCTATCCGATGCGCAACGATCTGCTATTCGGCAGCGAAGCCGGGGCGGTCGATCGGGCCGACGCGTTCTTTCGCCTGTTCGGCGATTCCGACGGCGATCGCGACGTCGACGGTCAAGATTACGGGCGCTTCGGATTGTCGTTCCTGCGGCCCAACACCGCGGCGGAATTCAACGACGCCTTCGACGCCGATCGGGATGGCGATGTCGATGGACTCGACTACGGCCAGTTCGTCCGCAGGCTCCTGACGACGCTGTAG
- the argC gene encoding N-acetyl-gamma-glutamyl-phosphate reductase, whose protein sequence is MSLSVALIGATGYTGLEVARLLTHHPHAELAIATARAEAGKPIASVHPSLAGRLDLELEELDPVRIGKRCDVAMCCLPHAASAETVRRLVDVGVRVIDFSADFRLSSLRVYESWYGVKHPWPERVGKTVYGLPEFFAEEIAGADVVANPGCYPTSAILPLAPLIREGLIRGDDIIIDSKSGVSGAGRSAKVGTLYCETNESIAAYAVGCHRHQPEIEDLVGRIAGREIEALFTPHLTPMSRGILSTIYVRPSEGLAAESASGSTADGSTDPAVDRVMQSWRDCYAGSPFVTPVDHLPATAHVAGTNYVQMSVRRAGERLVLLSAIDNLSKGASGAAVQNMNVMFGYDQQSGLG, encoded by the coding sequence ATGTCGCTTTCTGTCGCCCTGATCGGTGCCACCGGATACACCGGATTGGAAGTCGCCCGATTGCTCACCCATCACCCCCACGCCGAATTGGCCATCGCGACGGCGCGGGCAGAAGCGGGCAAACCGATCGCTTCGGTGCACCCTTCGTTGGCCGGGCGTCTGGATCTGGAACTGGAGGAATTGGACCCGGTCCGGATCGGCAAACGCTGTGACGTGGCGATGTGCTGTCTGCCCCATGCGGCGTCGGCCGAGACCGTCAGGCGACTGGTCGATGTCGGCGTCCGTGTGATCGATTTCAGTGCCGATTTCCGACTCTCCTCGCTGCGCGTTTACGAATCGTGGTACGGCGTGAAGCACCCCTGGCCGGAGCGGGTGGGCAAGACGGTTTATGGGTTGCCGGAATTTTTCGCCGAGGAAATCGCCGGCGCGGACGTGGTCGCCAACCCCGGGTGTTACCCGACCAGCGCGATTCTGCCGTTGGCCCCGTTGATTCGCGAGGGGCTGATCCGCGGCGATGACATCATCATCGACAGCAAGAGCGGGGTCAGCGGTGCGGGCCGCAGCGCCAAGGTCGGGACGCTGTACTGCGAAACCAACGAGTCGATCGCCGCCTACGCCGTCGGCTGCCATCGTCACCAACCGGAGATCGAGGATCTGGTGGGCCGGATCGCAGGGCGTGAAATCGAAGCCTTGTTCACACCGCATTTGACCCCGATGAGCCGCGGCATTCTGTCGACGATCTATGTCCGGCCATCGGAGGGGTTGGCCGCTGAATCGGCGAGCGGTTCGACCGCAGACGGATCAACCGACCCGGCGGTTGACCGGGTCATGCAGAGTTGGCGCGATTGTTACGCCGGCAGTCCCTTCGTCACTCCGGTGGATCACCTGCCCGCCACCGCACACGTTGCGGGAACGAACTATGTTCAGATGTCGGTGCGCCGCGCGGGCGAGCGGTTGGTGCTGTTGTCGGCGATTGATAATCTGTCCAAAGGCGCCAGCGGCGCCGCGGTACAGAACATGAACGTGATGTTCGGATATGACCAACAATCCGGTCTAGGCTAA
- a CDS encoding type II CAAX endopeptidase family protein yields the protein MREPYGEQPHNPYAVDPAMGESSAGEFSAGESTGFGGESPPPPAQRDRPRIWPALLLPLISLVAFLLSSLVMMVVAFYVVHGEFSPRMMVSAEAMQTVSASRVGLLLMVVAPQLALVLPTLIAAALSPVGFSKRLSLVRGHWPLWAWVAAALTTPLIGFISSIAVGSLMEESESLKMMSDIFRSHGETGFLIPLAILIGATPAFCEEFLFRGYVQTRLNRRIGPALGIFLSSALFAVFHMDLIHIIAVFPLGVYLGVIAWRSASLIPAMLGHFVNNSISVFAVVLGPETQDQDPSPEMALFLVVVIGLGLMGALLTAVAMWRLPVPPPVRLTPEPAVS from the coding sequence ATGCGAGAACCCTACGGCGAACAGCCGCACAATCCCTACGCCGTCGACCCCGCAATGGGGGAATCTTCAGCCGGGGAGTTTTCAGCCGGGGAGTCGACGGGCTTTGGAGGGGAGTCGCCGCCACCGCCTGCCCAGCGGGATCGACCGCGGATCTGGCCGGCGTTGTTGTTGCCGCTGATTTCGCTGGTCGCGTTTCTGCTGTCCAGCCTGGTGATGATGGTGGTGGCGTTTTATGTCGTCCACGGCGAGTTCAGTCCGCGGATGATGGTCAGTGCCGAGGCGATGCAAACGGTGTCCGCCTCACGCGTGGGATTGTTGTTGATGGTCGTCGCGCCGCAGTTGGCGTTGGTTCTGCCGACCTTGATCGCCGCTGCGTTGTCGCCGGTCGGTTTTTCCAAGCGGTTGTCATTGGTCCGTGGACATTGGCCGTTGTGGGCCTGGGTTGCCGCGGCGTTGACGACGCCGCTGATCGGTTTCATCTCGTCGATCGCGGTCGGTTCTCTGATGGAAGAAAGTGAGAGCCTGAAGATGATGTCCGATATTTTTCGCAGTCACGGTGAAACGGGATTTCTGATCCCGCTGGCGATCTTGATCGGCGCGACACCGGCGTTCTGCGAAGAGTTTTTGTTTCGCGGCTATGTGCAAACACGGCTGAACCGTCGTATCGGACCGGCGCTGGGGATTTTCCTGTCCTCGGCATTGTTTGCCGTCTTTCACATGGACTTGATCCACATCATCGCCGTGTTTCCGTTGGGGGTGTATCTGGGCGTGATCGCCTGGCGCAGCGCTTCGTTGATCCCGGCCATGCTCGGTCACTTCGTCAACAATTCGATCAGCGTGTTCGCGGTCGTGCTGGGGCCGGAGACTCAGGACCAGGATCCGTCGCCTGAAATGGCCCTGTTTTTGGTGGTGGTGATCGGCTTGGGCCTGATGGGAGCCCTGTTGACCGCGGTCGCGATGTGGCGTCTGCCCGTTCCACCGCCGGTGCGGCTGACGCCTGAGCCCGCCGTTTCGTAG